Genomic window (Granulicella arctica):
GAAGTGAGCGGAGAGACGTGGCGGCGATTGAAAGTCACCTTCCCGGATCGCATCAAGAGCCACACGCGAGAGCAGATCTCATGCTTTGGACCGGATGGCCTGATAAGGCGCCATGACTACACGGTGGACATTCTCGGCGGAGCGACCGGGCTCAACTATGCGTCAGATTACCGGGATGTGGACGGGATCATCTTTCCAACCAAACGCCGGATCTACGCCTATGAAGGCGACTATCAGCTCGTGCCCGAGCCGCTTCTAGTCAAGATTGACATGGGTGAGATCACCCTTCAGTGAGTTTTTGCAACCTTCACCTTCATCAGCTTTTTCCATAAGAGAGGAATTCCATGCCATATCCCTCGCTTTTTGAGCCTCTGCGGTTGGGAAGCATCACGCTTCCCAACCGCATCATCATGGCTCCTCTCACCAGAATGCGCGCAGGCGATGGCAATGCTCCAACAGCTTTGAATGCGGAGTATTATGCGCAGCGAGCAACGGCCGGGCTCATCATCGCTGAGGGCACCGCAGTGAGCCAACAGGGGCAGGGCTATCCGAATGCGCCCGGTATCTACACGCAAGCGCAAGTGGATGGATGGAAGGCCGTGACCGACGCCGTTCACTCCAAAGGCGGACGGATCTTTCTACAAATTGCTCATAACGGTCGAAACTCACACTCTTCGTTCATGCCAGACGGCACCGCACCAGTAGCACCGTCCGCCATTCCACCCACGTTGCCCGGCTTTACTAGCGACGGTCGGCAAGTACCAATTGAGACGCCCCGGCCGTTGCGGTTGGAAGAAATTGCCCCAATCGTCGCCAGCTTTGTACTGGCCAGCCGTAAAGCTATTCAGGCAGGCTTCGACGGAGTAGAGCTACAGGCCTCCAACAGCCACTTAATCGATCAGTTCCTGGAAGACGGATCAAACACCCGGTCGGACACCTACGGCGGGTCCATTGTCAATCGGATGCGCTTCCTTCTTGAGATCACAGAGGGCGTCACAGCCGCAATCGGGTCCGAACGGCTGGGGGTGCGCCTGTCGCCCTTCGGTCAGTATGGCGGTATCTGTGACAGCAACCCAATGCGGTTGTTCCTCTCCATCGTCGAGGAGCTAAATAAACGAACGCTGGCATATCTACACCTCATCGAGGGACGCGGTTCAGAGATCGGGTTGGGCGACGCCCTCCACGAAGACGCACTGAACAACGCAAAGATCTTTCGCCCTCACTTTGAAGGCCCTCTTATCTCAGCCGCAGCCTACACATCAAGTTCCGCGAGCGATACCGTTCGTGCGGAAACAGCAGATGCAATCGCATTCGGCCGGCTCTTCATTTCCAATCCAGACTTGGTGAAACGTATCGCGGCCGATCGCCCGCTGAGTCCGTAT
Coding sequences:
- a CDS encoding alkene reductase, with the translated sequence MPYPSLFEPLRLGSITLPNRIIMAPLTRMRAGDGNAPTALNAEYYAQRATAGLIIAEGTAVSQQGQGYPNAPGIYTQAQVDGWKAVTDAVHSKGGRIFLQIAHNGRNSHSSFMPDGTAPVAPSAIPPTLPGFTSDGRQVPIETPRPLRLEEIAPIVASFVLASRKAIQAGFDGVELQASNSHLIDQFLEDGSNTRSDTYGGSIVNRMRFLLEITEGVTAAIGSERLGVRLSPFGQYGGICDSNPMRLFLSIVEELNKRTLAYLHLIEGRGSEIGLGDALHEDALNNAKIFRPHFEGPLISAAAYTSSSASDTVRAETADAIAFGRLFISNPDLVKRIAADRPLSPYDRSTFYGGQEKGYTDYPPSGSRYDPR